The Paenibacillus swuensis genome contains the following window.
GTAACGATATATGGATATATGTATTTCCTCGGCGCAATGCGTTGCCCCGGTTGCCCATTAAACGTATTCCTTGTAAAATAATCCCCCTCAAACTGAGCAAGGGGGATTACAACGATTGATTTAAATAGGCTTCCTCATAACTTCGCTCATAAGCAACGGCATGGCCTTCCGCATACCCTCGGCGATATCCGGACGCATAGACGTCTTGCTTACGCATTCTCTTCCCTGATTTCTTCCTTAAGCTCTTTCCAGCATTTTTCCCCGAGCTCTTCCTCGTGCTCTTCCCGGGTTTCTTCCTGCTCCTGACCTTCGGAGTTGCTGTTCCTGCGCCCGTGTTTACCTTAGCACGTATTGCTGACTTCTTACCTAATTTACTCATCTTCAAGCTCCTTCCCCACAACAACGCCACGAATTTTCCTGCGCGGATGTTGCCCCTCACTCATGGTGGTGGTTGGAACGTCTCCCTCCAATTTCATTTTTAAATCCCGCTGTAGCGCTGGATTCCGCTTATTCTTTGAAACACTCACAGGACGGCGTTCTCCCGCTTTAATTCTCACATTCCGCCGATCCCCTTGCTTACCCTCGTTTTCCGAACCGTCCTCAGGGAAGCTTCCTCTCACATCAGCCCGCAACCACACCGCCCCTGGAAGACCGCGGCGGCGGCGCTTTATACGTATGCCGATCATCTTCAACATGATGGAGCGCTGATAATGGCTGATCGATTGGATATTGTCGCAGAGATGACCTGCTGTCTTATGCGACCGTTCTGTGACATCGGCTACTTGCTCGATCATACGGGCAAGCGCTTTTTGGCTTCTGGCCAAGGATCGGAGGATGTCCAGCTTGATTGCGTTCTCCGTTTCCATCAGTCACTGTCCTCCAGATCAAACAACCCTTCCGGGAAGCCGGAACCGCCGCCGCCTTCCGAATCACCGTCTTGATCCAGCACAACTTTAAGATTTTTGGTCAGCCCGTTTTCAAGCTTGGTCAACCCTTCAATGACTTCAATCATCTGTTCATGAATGTTCATGCTTTGCTTTAATTGATCACTATGATCCGCAAAGACCTCGCCTGACAGATGATTGACAATCCAGTTCCGCGATTTCTCCGCCTCTAATGCTTTCGCTTCCAGAATGAGCGCAATATTCCATTGAAATTTGGCGGCCGCCGCTAACATCTGACGAAACGATTCCTCCCGATTCATGACGAACACCTTCTCCCTGATCACCTGAATTCATTCAACCTATATCCGTTGATAACGATTATTCTTCTTCCTTCTCCTTGACTTCCTTCATGACCACACCCATTGTTTCCGCGAGCGACTCTTGAAAGTCCGCCAAGGAATTCAGGTAAGACACGACACTTTTAGTAATGGTACCCGAGTGTTCAATAAGCTCATCTATGCCTTCCACGTTCGGATATGAATTCGGCAGCGTATCTACGATTTGTGCCATTCGCACGGCTACCATCCGCTTAGCCTCTATAATCCTTGCCATCTCATTATGGGATTTGGCCAGATGCGCTATAATTTCCGTCACTTGTTGTTGCACGACTTATGACCTCCCAAATATCCCGTTTATCCATACCATATGCCGCAAAGAACAGGGATGAGCGGTACATTCGCCCATCCCGCTATAAATTCGGCGCTTTTAACACCGGCGCCGCAATCAGCGGCAATCCTTCAGCGGCGTGTCGCGCGGCTTCAGGCCATGTCCCCCACTCGCGA
Protein-coding sequences here:
- a CDS encoding restriction endonuclease subunit S, which produces MNREESFRQMLAAAAKFQWNIALILEAKALEAEKSRNWIVNHLSGEVFADHSDQLKQSMNIHEQMIEVIEGLTKLENGLTKNLKVVLDQDGDSEGGGGSGFPEGLFDLEDSD
- a CDS encoding nucleoside-diphosphate sugar epimerase; its protein translation is MQQQVTEIIAHLAKSHNEMARIIEAKRMVAVRMAQIVDTLPNSYPNVEGIDELIEHSGTITKSVVSYLNSLADFQESLAETMGVVMKEVKEKEEE